From the genome of Candidatus Tectomicrobia bacterium, one region includes:
- a CDS encoding 2-C-methyl-D-erythritol 2,4-cyclodiphosphate synthase produces MRVGVGFDVHRFDAGRKLILGGVEIPFEKGLAGHSDADVLVHAVCDALLGAAALGDIGQHFPDTDPRWRGADSIGLLGEVVAMAAARGFRPHNVDAVVVAERPKLAPYIGRMRQRLARALGLGEDAVSVKATTSERLGFTGREEGIAAQAVCTLRPEAS; encoded by the coding sequence ATGCGGGTGGGGGTGGGCTTCGATGTCCACCGCTTCGATGCGGGGCGCAAGCTCATCCTGGGCGGGGTGGAAATCCCCTTCGAGAAAGGCCTGGCGGGACACTCGGACGCGGACGTGCTGGTTCACGCCGTCTGCGACGCCCTCCTGGGCGCCGCCGCCCTGGGGGACATCGGCCAGCATTTCCCGGACACCGACCCCCGCTGGCGCGGGGCGGACAGCATTGGGCTGCTGGGCGAGGTGGTGGCCATGGCCGCCGCCCGGGGGTTCCGGCCGCACAACGTGGACGCCGTGGTGGTGGCCGAGCGGCCCAAGCTCGCCCCCTACATCGGCCGGATGCGCCAGCGCCTGGCCCGGGCCCTCGGCCTCGGGGAGGACGCGGTGAGCGTGAAGGCCACGACGAGCGAACGCCTAGGTTTCACCGGCCGGGAGGAGGGAATCGCCGCCCAGGCCGTCTGCACCCTGCGGCCTGAGGCGTCTTGA
- the ispD gene encoding 2-C-methyl-D-erythritol 4-phosphate cytidylyltransferase, whose product MVPAAGRGERLPGPIPKQFRPLAGLPLLWHSLYRLAQSGAVGSIVVVMPPGGGGPPELPEVRLPIRVAEGGPRRQDSVERGLLALPRDVEWVVVHDGARPLLPPDLVRACLAGALETGAALAALPLSDTLKRGGPEGFAEATLSRDGLWLAQTPQAARRDLLARALAAAREEGREGTDEASLLEAIGVRARLVPGDPMNFKVTRPGDMALAEAWLASPLAEKRAAP is encoded by the coding sequence GTGGTGCCGGCGGCGGGGCGGGGGGAGCGTCTGCCCGGTCCCATTCCCAAGCAATTCCGCCCGCTGGCGGGGCTCCCTCTTCTCTGGCACTCCCTCTACCGCCTGGCTCAGAGCGGCGCGGTGGGCTCCATCGTCGTGGTGATGCCCCCCGGGGGCGGGGGACCGCCCGAACTTCCCGAGGTGCGCCTCCCGATCCGGGTGGCCGAGGGCGGCCCGCGGCGGCAGGACTCGGTGGAGCGGGGCCTTCTCGCCCTGCCCCGGGACGTGGAGTGGGTCGTGGTCCACGACGGGGCGCGGCCCCTGCTGCCCCCGGACCTGGTGCGCGCCTGCCTGGCGGGGGCGCTGGAGACGGGGGCGGCGCTGGCCGCCCTGCCCCTCTCGGACACCCTCAAGCGGGGCGGGCCGGAGGGGTTCGCGGAAGCCACCCTCTCCCGGGACGGCCTTTGGCTGGCCCAGACCCCCCAGGCCGCCCGGCGCGATCTCCTCGCGAGGGCCCTGGCGGCCGCGCGGGAGGAGGGCCGGGAGGGGACGGACGAGGCCTCTCTCCTGGAGGCCATCGGGGTGAGGGCGCGGCTGGTGCCGGGCGATCCGATGAATTTCAAGGTGACCCGCCCCGGGGACATGGCCCTGGCCGAGGCCTGGCTGGCGAGCCCGCTGGCGGAGAAGAGGGCGGCGCCATGA